From a single Methylosinus sp. H3A genomic region:
- a CDS encoding Rieske 2Fe-2S domain-containing protein: protein MFTRVCKEDTVFEGEMRLVIADSHVIILAWAFGGEIKAFQGVCPHTNAPLETADFDGEVLTCPLHNWTWDLRTGDPIHPQESRLAEYPVKIEDGVIYLDTDGVTPLLAER from the coding sequence ATGTTCACGAGGGTCTGCAAGGAAGACACGGTTTTCGAAGGCGAAATGCGGCTCGTCATCGCCGACTCCCATGTCATCATCCTGGCTTGGGCCTTCGGCGGGGAGATCAAAGCCTTCCAGGGCGTGTGCCCGCATACGAATGCGCCGCTGGAGACTGCGGATTTCGACGGGGAGGTCTTGACCTGCCCGCTCCATAATTGGACATGGGATCTGCGCACCGGCGATCCGATCCATCCTCAGGAAAGCCGGCTCGCCGAATATCCGGTCAAGATCGAGGACGGCGTCATCTATCTCGACACGGATGGCGTCACGCCCCTCCTGGCCGAGCGCTGA
- a CDS encoding isochorismatase family protein — MTKEKIGLRSTDALLIVDLQLDFFAGGKLAVPRAEEVIPVVNDLVDEARKSGTQIIVSRDWHPPDHMSFTAQGGDWPQHCVRGTKGAEFHPALRLPPGALFVSKAKRAEREQYSDFDGTSLAEELRRRAIDRVFIVGLAEDFCVKSSAIDAARLGFETHVLRAATRPVTPEGGEKARTEMCAAGVTVIEPSCFPYDVDHISRT; from the coding sequence ATGACAAAAGAGAAGATAGGGCTGCGCTCGACAGACGCTCTGCTGATCGTCGATCTGCAGCTCGACTTTTTCGCAGGCGGAAAGCTCGCCGTTCCGCGCGCCGAAGAGGTCATTCCCGTCGTCAATGATCTCGTCGACGAAGCGCGCAAATCCGGAACACAGATCATCGTCTCGCGCGACTGGCATCCACCGGACCATATGAGCTTTACCGCGCAGGGCGGCGATTGGCCGCAGCATTGCGTGCGCGGCACCAAGGGCGCCGAGTTTCATCCGGCTCTGCGTCTTCCGCCGGGCGCGCTGTTCGTCTCCAAGGCCAAGCGCGCGGAGCGCGAGCAATATTCCGACTTCGACGGCACGAGCCTCGCCGAGGAGCTGCGCCGTCGCGCCATAGATCGCGTCTTCATCGTCGGCCTCGCCGAAGATTTCTGCGTGAAGTCGAGCGCGATCGACGCCGCGCGTCTCGGCTTCGAGACGCATGTGCTGCGTGCGGCCACGCGTCCGGTCACGCCAGAGGGCGGAGAAAAAGCGCGAACGGAAATGTGTGCGGCGGGAGTGACGGTGATCGAGCCGTCCTGCTTCCCATATGATGTCGATCACATCTCGAGGACGTGA
- a CDS encoding serine protease, translating to MRGGERLAGAGVRGFRTAIGSLLLLAASVAAALAALYPREGRRFMAEEDFRRYPGAGVLMCRTEEGVPERAAAAWLIGDRGLVVLNAHNFVDRKLRPTHPIDDCTFGIGEKEYAFEPESLRFGFARDAKALNITDDWALVRLRDPVDADIAPQPIPDGPALPTGLASLRVMMVSPAGHSNFRRATSIEECQIRQIDAPSEDGIRRARHDCNDGYGGSGSGLFGDDGRLIAMHSASLDMNARRDFDMERHFGMALLFEGELLDAIRQNLRADAR from the coding sequence ATGCGAGGCGGTGAGCGACTGGCGGGCGCGGGCGTTCGAGGCTTCCGGACGGCGATCGGCTCGCTCCTGCTGCTCGCGGCGAGCGTCGCCGCGGCCTTGGCGGCGCTCTATCCGCGGGAGGGGCGGCGCTTCATGGCGGAGGAGGATTTTCGCCGCTATCCAGGCGCCGGGGTGCTGATGTGCCGCACGGAGGAAGGCGTCCCCGAGCGCGCGGCCGCGGCCTGGCTCATCGGCGACCGCGGCCTCGTGGTCCTCAACGCGCATAATTTCGTCGACCGCAAACTGCGGCCGACGCATCCGATCGACGATTGCACTTTCGGCATAGGCGAGAAGGAATACGCCTTCGAGCCGGAAAGCCTGCGCTTCGGCTTCGCCCGCGACGCCAAGGCGCTGAACATCACCGACGATTGGGCGCTGGTGCGCCTGCGCGATCCGGTCGACGCCGATATCGCGCCGCAGCCGATTCCGGACGGGCCGGCGCTGCCCACCGGCCTCGCGAGCCTGCGCGTCATGATGGTGTCTCCCGCCGGCCACTCCAACTTCCGCCGCGCGACGAGCATAGAGGAGTGCCAGATCCGCCAGATCGACGCGCCCTCGGAGGACGGCATCCGCCGCGCGCGGCATGATTGCAACGACGGCTATGGCGGCTCGGGCTCGGGACTCTTCGGCGACGACGGAAGGCTCATCGCCATGCACAGCGCCTCGCTGGACATGAATGCGCGCCGCGATTTCGACATGGAGCGCCATTTCGGCATGGCGCTGCTGTTCGAAGGCGAATTGCTGGACGCCATCCGCCAGAATCTTCGCGCCGACGCGCGCTAG
- the lepA gene encoding translation elongation factor 4 — protein MTTRKIDNIRNFSIVAHIDHGKSTLADRLIQATGTVAARDMVEQVLDSMDIERERGITIKAQTVRLDYKAADGKDYVLNLMDTPGHVDFAYEVSRSLKACEGSLLVVDASQGVEAQTLANVYQALDAGHEIVPVLNKIDLPAAEPDRIRQQIEDVIGLDASNAVLISAKTGIGIPDVLEAIVTRLPPPQGDDEAPLKAMLVDSWYDAYLGVVVLVRVIDGRMRKGQKILMMGTNAHYEVDKIGVFKPKMQDVASLGPGEVGFITAQIKQVADTRVGDTITEDKKQCAEPLPGFKPAQPVVFCGLFPVDAADFEDLRAAIGKLRLNDASFSYEMETSAALGFGFRCGFLGLLHLEIIQERLRREFDLDLIATAPSVVYKLKLTNGEEIELHNPADMPDVVKIDEILEPWIRATIMTPDDYLGAVLKLCQDRRGVQVDLNYVGKRAMAVYDLPLNEVVFDFYDRLKSISKGYASFDYHITDYRVGDLVKMSILVNAEPVDALSMLVHRTRADSRGRQMCEKLKELIPPHMFQVPIQAAIGGKIIARETVRAFRKDVTAKCYGGDATRKRKLLEKQKEGKKKMRQFGRVEIPQEAFIAALKMED, from the coding sequence ATGACGACGCGCAAAATCGACAATATCCGCAATTTCTCCATCGTCGCGCATATCGACCACGGCAAGTCCACGCTCGCCGACCGGCTGATCCAGGCGACGGGGACCGTCGCCGCGCGCGACATGGTGGAGCAGGTGCTCGATTCGATGGATATCGAGCGCGAGCGCGGCATCACCATCAAGGCGCAGACCGTGCGCCTCGACTATAAGGCGGCGGACGGCAAGGATTACGTCCTCAACCTCATGGACACGCCCGGCCATGTCGATTTCGCCTATGAGGTCTCGCGCTCGCTGAAGGCCTGCGAAGGCTCGCTGCTCGTCGTCGACGCCAGCCAGGGCGTCGAGGCGCAGACGCTCGCCAATGTCTATCAGGCGCTCGACGCCGGCCACGAGATCGTGCCCGTGCTCAACAAGATCGACCTGCCGGCGGCCGAGCCCGACCGCATCCGGCAACAGATCGAGGATGTCATCGGCCTCGACGCCTCCAACGCCGTGCTCATTTCCGCCAAGACCGGCATCGGCATTCCCGATGTGCTGGAGGCGATCGTCACCCGCTTGCCGCCGCCCCAGGGCGACGATGAGGCGCCGCTCAAGGCGATGCTGGTCGACTCTTGGTATGACGCCTATCTCGGCGTGGTCGTGCTGGTGCGCGTCATCGACGGGCGCATGCGCAAGGGGCAGAAGATTCTCATGATGGGCACAAACGCCCATTACGAGGTCGACAAGATCGGCGTGTTCAAGCCGAAGATGCAGGACGTCGCCTCGCTCGGCCCGGGCGAGGTCGGCTTCATCACCGCGCAGATCAAGCAGGTCGCCGATACGCGCGTCGGCGACACCATCACCGAAGACAAGAAGCAATGCGCGGAGCCGCTGCCGGGCTTCAAGCCGGCGCAGCCGGTGGTGTTCTGCGGCCTCTTCCCGGTGGACGCCGCCGATTTCGAGGATTTGCGCGCCGCCATCGGCAAGCTGCGACTCAATGATGCGAGCTTTTCCTACGAGATGGAGACATCCGCCGCGCTCGGCTTCGGCTTCCGCTGCGGATTCTTGGGCCTTCTGCATCTTGAGATCATTCAAGAGCGCCTGCGCCGTGAATTCGATCTCGACCTCATCGCGACGGCGCCTTCGGTCGTCTATAAGCTCAAATTGACCAATGGCGAGGAGATCGAGCTGCATAATCCGGCGGATATGCCGGATGTGGTGAAGATCGACGAGATTCTCGAGCCCTGGATTCGCGCGACGATCATGACGCCGGACGATTATCTCGGCGCCGTGCTGAAGCTCTGTCAGGATCGGCGCGGCGTGCAGGTCGATCTCAATTATGTCGGCAAGCGCGCCATGGCGGTCTATGACCTGCCGCTCAACGAAGTGGTGTTCGACTTCTACGATCGCTTGAAGTCGATCTCCAAGGGCTACGCCAGCTTCGACTATCACATCACCGATTATCGCGTCGGCGATCTCGTCAAGATGAGCATTCTGGTGAATGCGGAGCCGGTGGACGCGCTCTCCATGCTGGTGCATCGCACGCGCGCCGATTCGCGCGGCCGGCAAATGTGCGAGAAGCTCAAGGAGCTGATCCCGCCGCATATGTTCCAAGTGCCGATTCAGGCGGCGATCGGCGGCAAGATCATCGCCCGCGAGACGGTGCGCGCCTTCCGCAAGGATGTGACGGCGAAGTGCTACGGCGGCGACGCCACCCGCAAGCGCAAGCTGCTCGAGAAGCAGAAGGAAGGCAAGAAGAAGATGCGCCAGTTCGGCCGGGTGGAGATTCCGCAGGAAGCTTTCATCGCCGCGCTGAAGATGGAGGATTGA
- a CDS encoding lysozyme inhibitor LprI family protein — protein sequence MIRVLLLLALSLTAIPALAQSFDCAKARTPVERLVCADRRLGALDTELGAEAKKALAADPARRGEKLAEARKWLGERDHLCPLPAGELHGEARAKALACLTSAYETRLAALKSAPAPARSPEATAVCRKLAERYRATLAENPEAPFKSSFYAAGPLNVLAAAPHAGVELAAPAAEISEVSRRKLADWAKGRPQLFVFPDKLAADLVEIAGSSQLTIDRLPNENFYAASVIEGTARCYSAAYFTVARGHAQSARGPANWEGESGDGCGVSRSFGTLDGASVALEEAHGYSPSLSSTVSAAPWRGGEFGPACDATFEFAPRFAERASYNDWDEHCEGADCEALRKAALALVEAAQKQPLEARKSALARLTTPQAAEFTELEKLAEPMKDAPRDPAEAADPAFYDENGPLRLPFVHGGRLYLAELGHFTIGWRIFADWRVALKRPEKGKLEESAVFAIGMTKGALRDVSIK from the coding sequence ATGATCCGGGTTCTGCTTTTACTCGCTCTCTCGCTCACCGCCATTCCCGCGCTCGCGCAGAGCTTCGACTGCGCCAAGGCGCGCACTCCCGTGGAGCGGCTCGTTTGCGCCGATCGCAGGCTCGGGGCGCTGGACACGGAATTGGGCGCGGAGGCGAAGAAGGCCCTCGCCGCCGATCCGGCGAGGCGCGGTGAAAAGCTCGCCGAGGCGCGCAAATGGCTCGGCGAGCGCGATCACCTGTGTCCCCTGCCGGCGGGCGAACTCCATGGGGAGGCGCGGGCCAAGGCGCTCGCCTGCCTGACCTCCGCCTATGAGACCCGGCTCGCCGCGCTGAAATCCGCGCCGGCCCCGGCTCGGAGCCCAGAGGCGACGGCCGTCTGCCGCAAGCTCGCCGAACGCTATCGCGCCACCCTCGCGGAGAACCCGGAAGCGCCATTCAAATCCTCTTTCTATGCGGCGGGTCCGCTCAACGTTCTCGCCGCTGCGCCGCACGCCGGCGTCGAGCTCGCCGCTCCAGCGGCCGAGATCAGCGAGGTTTCGCGGCGCAAGCTCGCGGACTGGGCCAAGGGAAGGCCTCAGCTTTTCGTCTTTCCCGATAAGCTGGCGGCCGATCTCGTCGAGATCGCGGGCTCGTCGCAATTGACCATCGATCGCCTGCCGAATGAGAATTTCTACGCCGCGAGCGTCATAGAGGGCACGGCGCGCTGCTATTCGGCCGCCTATTTCACGGTTGCGCGCGGTCATGCCCAGAGCGCGCGGGGCCCTGCGAACTGGGAGGGCGAGAGTGGGGACGGCTGCGGCGTTTCCCGCTCCTTCGGAACGCTGGACGGCGCCTCCGTCGCCTTGGAGGAGGCGCATGGCTATTCGCCTTCCCTCTCCTCCACGGTAAGCGCCGCTCCATGGCGAGGCGGCGAGTTCGGCCCGGCCTGCGACGCGACATTCGAATTCGCGCCGCGCTTTGCGGAGCGCGCGTCCTACAATGATTGGGACGAGCATTGCGAAGGCGCCGATTGCGAGGCCTTGCGCAAAGCCGCTCTCGCGCTCGTCGAGGCGGCGCAGAAACAGCCGCTCGAGGCGCGCAAATCGGCGCTCGCGCGGCTGACGACGCCGCAGGCCGCGGAATTCACGGAACTGGAGAAGCTGGCGGAGCCGATGAAGGATGCGCCGCGCGATCCGGCCGAAGCGGCGGACCCCGCCTTCTATGACGAGAATGGTCCGCTTCGCCTGCCTTTCGTCCATGGCGGGCGGCTCTATCTCGCCGAGCTCGGCCATTTCACCATCGGCTGGCGCATCTTCGCCGATTGGCGCGTGGCGCTGAAGCGCCCCGAAAAAGGCAAGCTCGAGGAGAGCGCCGTCTTTGCGATCGGCATGACGAAGGGCGCGCTGCGCGACGTCTCGATCAAATGA
- a CDS encoding DUF3775 domain-containing protein, with protein MPEINTDKVCFVIVKARELEAEDEGIRPDASNPSDDKFVSVLTEEGWSPNRRELVEFIDAMDEDEQAELVALVWVGRGDFTADDWDSAVIQAKERHKGPTSKYLIGIPLLASYLEAGLDEFDESCEGFEDDRQ; from the coding sequence ATGCCAGAGATCAATACGGACAAAGTTTGTTTCGTCATCGTCAAAGCGCGGGAGCTCGAGGCCGAGGACGAAGGAATCCGGCCCGACGCCTCCAATCCATCCGACGATAAATTCGTGAGCGTGCTGACGGAGGAAGGCTGGTCGCCCAATCGCCGCGAGCTCGTCGAATTCATCGATGCGATGGACGAGGACGAGCAGGCCGAGCTCGTGGCGCTCGTCTGGGTCGGGCGCGGAGATTTCACCGCCGACGATTGGGATTCCGCCGTCATTCAGGCGAAGGAGCGACACAAGGGGCCGACGTCGAAATATCTCATCGGCATTCCGCTGCTCGCCAGCTATCTCGAGGCGGGGCTCGACGAATTCGACGAGAGCTGCGAAGGCTTCGAGGACGATCGGCAATAA
- a CDS encoding metallophosphoesterase gives MSNEPTMPEDDIMRALEARLGRLHARQRLGIERDHEAQVFGQGLNFFHPENLAASPLLIRAALVAVGLYRRGLANAEKVSLRENRIVSAKLPRAFDGFAILHLSDLHVDMCPQAMARVRALVADLSYDLCVLTGDYRGATHGPHDAALAGMAELRDALRSPILAVLGNHDTILMTPRLEQMGMRVLLNECETIVRDGARIHVAGIDDAHYFRVDNIAKAGEGIPHDEFSILLSHTPEIFRQAAHADFDALFAGHTHGGQICLPGGVALTLDSTLPRAFGAGPWRYHEMQGYTSVGAGSSVLPVRFNCPPEITLHQLQAAGDEK, from the coding sequence ATGTCGAATGAACCGACGATGCCCGAAGACGACATCATGCGCGCGCTCGAGGCGCGGCTCGGGCGGCTGCATGCCCGCCAGCGACTCGGCATAGAGCGGGACCATGAGGCCCAGGTCTTCGGCCAGGGGCTCAATTTCTTCCATCCGGAAAATCTCGCCGCCTCGCCGTTGCTGATCCGCGCCGCGCTCGTCGCCGTCGGGCTCTACCGCCGCGGTCTCGCCAACGCCGAAAAGGTTTCGCTGCGCGAGAACCGCATCGTCAGCGCCAAGCTGCCGCGGGCCTTCGACGGCTTCGCCATTCTTCACTTGAGCGATTTGCATGTCGACATGTGCCCGCAGGCGATGGCGCGCGTGCGCGCGCTGGTCGCCGATCTCTCCTACGATCTCTGCGTGTTGACCGGCGATTATCGCGGCGCGACGCATGGACCGCATGACGCGGCGCTCGCCGGCATGGCGGAGCTGCGCGACGCCTTACGCTCGCCGATCCTCGCCGTGCTCGGCAATCACGACACGATTTTGATGACCCCGCGCCTCGAGCAGATGGGGATGCGCGTGCTGCTCAACGAATGCGAGACGATCGTCCGCGACGGCGCGCGCATTCATGTCGCCGGCATCGACGACGCACATTACTTCCGCGTCGACAATATAGCGAAGGCCGGCGAGGGGATTCCGCACGACGAATTCTCCATCCTCCTCTCGCATACGCCCGAGATTTTTCGTCAGGCGGCGCATGCGGATTTCGACGCGCTGTTCGCCGGTCACACCCATGGCGGGCAGATTTGCCTGCCCGGCGGCGTCGCATTGACGCTCGACTCGACGCTGCCGCGGGCGTTCGGCGCCGGGCCGTGGCGATATCACGAGATGCAGGGCTATACTTCGGTCGGCGCCGGCTCCTCCGTTCTGCCGGTGCGCTTCAACTGCCCGCCGGAGATCACGCTCCATCAGCTGCAGGCGGCCGGAGACGAGAAATAG
- a CDS encoding nicotinate phosphoribosyltransferase yields the protein MTASALFVDLYEIAMLRAYFELGLAERRAAFGLFVRRLPPSRNFLLACGLTEVLKELKTLRYDEEDLRYLSSLGAFPEDFLNWLAQFRFTGDIRALPEGTPFFANEPILEVTAPIGEAQIVETLILNQIGLQTILASKAARMVFAARGRAIVDFGARRAQGFDAAVKGARAFYIAGVAATSDLAAGRAYDIPVAGTMAHSFVEACPSEAAAFEAYARIFPRTTLLVDTYDALAGLRKIVALAQEMGADFDVHAIRLDSGDLDALSRQARRILDEGGLGRVEIVASGGLDEARIDRLATSGAPIDVFGVGTEMAASTDAPALDIAYKLVEFAGEGRMKLSPGKRTLPGRKQIFRQFHDGVAVRDVIACEEERYSGVPLLEPVMRDGEIMERRPSLLDIRDHARAAMAALPADVRSLAPCAGPYPVTISMGLAEYERRVEASLAREMRPPAKQPHLTRCS from the coding sequence ATGACCGCATCCGCCCTTTTCGTCGATCTCTATGAGATCGCCATGCTACGCGCCTATTTCGAGCTCGGCTTGGCGGAGCGCCGCGCGGCCTTCGGCCTCTTCGTGCGGCGCCTGCCGCCATCGCGCAATTTTCTGCTCGCCTGCGGACTCACCGAGGTGCTGAAGGAGCTGAAAACGCTCCGCTATGACGAGGAGGATTTGCGCTATCTTTCTTCGCTCGGCGCCTTCCCGGAGGATTTCCTCAATTGGCTCGCGCAATTTCGCTTCACCGGCGACATTCGCGCTCTGCCGGAGGGAACGCCCTTCTTCGCCAATGAGCCGATTCTCGAAGTCACCGCGCCGATCGGCGAAGCGCAGATCGTCGAGACATTGATCCTCAATCAGATCGGGTTGCAGACGATCCTCGCCTCCAAGGCGGCGCGCATGGTCTTCGCCGCGCGCGGACGCGCGATCGTCGATTTCGGCGCAAGGCGCGCACAGGGCTTCGACGCCGCAGTGAAAGGCGCGCGCGCCTTCTACATCGCCGGCGTCGCAGCGACTTCCGATCTCGCCGCCGGCCGCGCCTATGACATCCCCGTCGCCGGCACCATGGCGCACAGCTTCGTCGAGGCCTGCCCTTCGGAGGCCGCCGCCTTCGAGGCCTATGCCCGCATCTTTCCGCGCACGACGCTGCTCGTCGACACTTATGACGCTCTCGCGGGCTTGCGCAAAATCGTCGCGCTCGCGCAGGAGATGGGCGCCGATTTCGACGTCCATGCGATAAGGCTCGATTCCGGCGATCTCGACGCCCTCTCGCGGCAAGCGCGGCGCATATTGGATGAAGGCGGACTCGGCCGAGTCGAGATCGTCGCGAGCGGCGGCCTCGACGAAGCCCGCATCGATCGTCTCGCGACGTCCGGCGCGCCGATCGACGTCTTCGGAGTCGGCACGGAAATGGCGGCCTCCACCGACGCGCCGGCGCTCGACATTGCGTACAAGCTCGTCGAATTCGCAGGCGAAGGACGCATGAAGCTCTCCCCCGGCAAACGCACGCTGCCCGGCCGCAAGCAGATCTTCCGCCAGTTTCACGACGGCGTCGCCGTGCGCGACGTGATCGCGTGCGAGGAGGAGCGCTATTCCGGCGTTCCTCTGCTCGAGCCCGTGATGCGCGACGGCGAAATCATGGAGCGGCGCCCGAGCCTGCTCGACATTCGCGACCATGCGCGCGCGGCGATGGCGGCGCTGCCGGCCGATGTGCGGAGCCTTGCGCCTTGCGCCGGGCCCTATCCGGTGACGATCAGCATGGGCCTCGCGGAATATGAACGCCGAGTGGAGGCGTCTCTCGCGCGCGAGATGCGCCCGCCGGCGAAACAGCCGCATCTTACCCGATGTTCGTGA
- a CDS encoding Hsp20/alpha crystallin family protein has product MAEAQTRVPVKESKETLPNYGLFDWHPLDTLRRQIDRLFEDAPFQKGATPDLEPFGRFTLGWAATPAVDLVEKDKEYQITAELPGIDDKNVEVKLSNGSLIISGEKKEQREEKDKGYFLSERRYGSFRRAFRVPENVEAEKIEATFAKGVLTVRLPKSAQAQKAEKSIDIKAA; this is encoded by the coding sequence ATGGCGGAAGCGCAGACCCGAGTTCCCGTGAAAGAATCGAAGGAGACGCTGCCGAACTATGGCTTGTTCGACTGGCATCCTCTGGACACGCTGCGGCGGCAGATCGATCGCCTGTTCGAGGACGCGCCCTTCCAGAAGGGGGCGACGCCCGATCTCGAGCCCTTCGGTCGCTTCACCCTCGGCTGGGCTGCGACGCCTGCGGTCGATCTCGTCGAGAAGGATAAGGAATATCAGATTACCGCCGAGCTTCCCGGCATAGACGACAAGAATGTCGAGGTGAAGCTCTCCAATGGCTCGCTCATCATCAGCGGCGAGAAGAAAGAGCAGCGCGAGGAGAAGGACAAGGGCTATTTCCTCTCCGAACGTCGCTACGGCTCCTTCCGTCGCGCCTTCCGCGTGCCGGAGAATGTCGAGGCCGAGAAAATCGAAGCGACATTCGCCAAAGGCGTGCTGACTGTGCGCCTGCCGAAATCGGCGCAGGCGCAAAAGGCCGAAAAGAGCATCGACATAAAGGCCGCGTGA
- the cutA gene encoding divalent-cation tolerance protein CutA: MSGKEPKFCVVQTTIDSEAGAERIARALLAAKLAACVQIFPIRSFYVWNDETRAEPEFLVQSKARAADYDALAAAIRAAHPYEVPEILRLDVSAGDPAYLDWAARATVRDDAAS; encoded by the coding sequence GTGAGCGGAAAAGAGCCGAAATTCTGCGTCGTCCAGACGACGATCGACAGCGAGGCGGGCGCCGAGCGGATCGCCCGCGCCCTTCTCGCCGCAAAGCTCGCCGCCTGCGTCCAGATTTTCCCGATCCGCAGCTTCTACGTGTGGAATGACGAAACCCGCGCGGAGCCGGAGTTTCTGGTGCAGTCGAAGGCCCGCGCCGCCGATTACGACGCGCTCGCCGCCGCCATTCGCGCCGCGCATCCTTATGAGGTTCCGGAAATCCTGCGCCTCGACGTCTCCGCCGGCGATCCCGCCTATCTCGACTGGGCCGCGCGCGCCACCGTGCGCGACGACGCCGCCTCCTGA
- a CDS encoding endonuclease/exonuclease/phosphatase family protein: MAGRFRLATFNIENLDWSPSGQDEFERRLAVLRPQLAAIDADILCLQEVDAQRPTAHAPRRFVALDRLVEGGGYEHFFRAASLRPGSDAPADIHNLAILSRWPILERRQLYHDIVAPWRWTPPAEKGASAQPIDVAFDRPMLYARIALPDDASLHVLNLHLRAPRAVPLTGQGDRNSSRAFAEGQWLAAQKREAQALEARLFVDSLFDEASAPLIAVCGDFNSEAYDAPARILWGADDPYGPRGLAPLAARVEERARFTVVHAGRKTLIDQIMASPALAARCETASILNEGLADEATAPDPILGSLHAPLVASFRL, encoded by the coding sequence ATGGCGGGCCGCTTTCGCCTCGCGACTTTCAACATAGAGAATTTGGACTGGTCGCCGTCGGGGCAGGACGAATTCGAGCGGCGCCTCGCCGTGCTGCGTCCGCAGCTCGCCGCGATCGACGCCGATATTCTCTGCCTTCAGGAAGTCGACGCGCAGCGCCCGACCGCGCATGCGCCGCGTCGTTTCGTCGCGCTCGATCGCCTCGTCGAAGGCGGCGGCTATGAGCATTTTTTTCGCGCCGCCTCGCTGCGGCCGGGAAGCGACGCGCCGGCGGATATTCACAATCTCGCGATCCTCTCGCGCTGGCCGATCCTCGAGCGGCGCCAACTCTATCACGACATCGTCGCGCCCTGGCGCTGGACGCCGCCCGCCGAAAAAGGCGCGTCCGCGCAGCCGATCGACGTCGCATTCGATCGTCCCATGCTCTATGCGCGCATCGCTCTTCCGGATGACGCTTCATTGCATGTGCTGAATCTGCATTTGCGCGCGCCGCGCGCCGTGCCTCTGACCGGGCAGGGAGATCGCAATTCGAGCCGCGCCTTCGCGGAAGGACAATGGCTCGCCGCGCAAAAGCGCGAGGCGCAGGCGCTCGAGGCGAGGCTCTTCGTCGACAGCCTCTTCGACGAAGCGAGCGCGCCGCTCATCGCCGTCTGCGGCGATTTCAACAGTGAAGCCTATGATGCGCCGGCGCGCATATTATGGGGCGCGGATGACCCATACGGGCCGCGCGGCCTGGCTCCTCTCGCGGCGCGCGTCGAAGAGCGCGCGCGCTTCACAGTGGTTCACGCCGGCAGAAAGACGCTCATCGATCAGATAATGGCTTCGCCCGCGCTCGCGGCGCGCTGCGAAACGGCGTCGATCCTGAACGAAGGCCTCGCCGACGAGGCGACGGCGCCGGACCCGATCCTCGGCTCCCTGCACGCGCCGCTCGTCGCGAGTTTTCGGCTGTGA